GCCCTCGCCCGAGAAGTCGTCGAACGTCGGGTAGTCGGCGTACCGCGCCTCCAGCAGGCCGTCGCAGTCCGGACACCGGTACACAACGCCGTCGAACGGCGCGAGCGTCGCGCCACACTCGACGCACGCCAGCCACGCGCCGTCGTCGGCTTCGGCGGGCGCGCTGCCGCCGAGCGAGAGGTCGGTCATGCGAACGACTCGGTGACGGACACACAAATACGGGCCGGGTGGCGCGGGTTTTGCCGGTCCGTCAGTACGCGTAACTGTGCTCGGCCACCTCGATACGCCCGTCCTCGCGTTCGGCCAGCGGCGCGTACCGGTCGTCGCCGAGTTCGCCGAGGTAGTCGGCGAACTCCTCGCGGAGTCCCTCGGGCGAGTCGTCCCAGAGGCCGACGGCGTGCTCGACGAGTTCGTCGGCGGTCGCGTGTTCGCGGTCCGCGTCGCGCGTGACGCCGTAGAACGCAGACGCCGCCATCTCGCGGAGGAGCACGCGGTCCTCCCACGCGTACATGCAGTCCCAGTCCGAGGGCAGGAACTGGACGCCGCGCTCGCGGTGGCGCGCGCACTCGCGGCGTTCGAGGTCGCCGATTGGCCGGAGTTCCACGTCGAAGGTGTCGTCGCCCATCTCGACGACGAAGTAGCCGCCGTAGCGCTGTTCGCCCGTCTCCGGGTTCGTGGCCTGCAGGAACGCGGCGTTCAGCCGTCGGTCCTTCCGCCGGCCGAAGTGGGTGTTTCCACAGAAGTGCGCGTTCCCGTCGAAGTGGTCGACGAGCCGCCACGTCTCCATGTGCGTGACGAGAATCGTGTCGGAATCGACGCGCTCGGGGTCGTTCGTGAACCGCTGGCCGCCGACCGTCACGGCGCCGTCGCTCGGAATCTCGGTGCCGGCGTCGATGTCGTAGTCGATGTCGCCGAACAGGTCCTGGTTGCCCCACACCCACAGCAGGCCGTGGTCGGCGCGCTCGTCGAACTCGCACAGGTGGTGTTCGGTCTCCCGGAGTTGTTCGACACCGAGTTCGGCGTCGTGGCG
The nucleotide sequence above comes from Halobacterium litoreum. Encoded proteins:
- a CDS encoding metallophosphoesterase family protein, producing the protein MSNRFLVMGDNHGDGESLQRVLDDIDGESFDYVVHVGDFTRAMRHDAELGVEQLRETEHHLCEFDERADHGLLWVWGNQDLFGDIDYDIDAGTEIPSDGAVTVGGQRFTNDPERVDSDTILVTHMETWRLVDHFDGNAHFCGNTHFGRRKDRRLNAAFLQATNPETGEQRYGGYFVVEMGDDTFDVELRPIGDLERRECARHRERGVQFLPSDWDCMYAWEDRVLLREMAASAFYGVTRDADREHATADELVEHAVGLWDDSPEGLREEFADYLGELGDDRYAPLAEREDGRIEVAEHSYAY